From the Aggregicoccus sp. 17bor-14 genome, one window contains:
- a CDS encoding hybrid sensor histidine kinase/response regulator, whose product MEDSPLEAEQARALLADAHEVRVFTDGASFLEALEENAGADGVDLVVLDWRLPGVSGLEACRFLRERYDEVMLPVLVLTASTAREDRTQALAAGANDFVSKPYDALELLARARTLVRTRRLAQAQRERVQFEQEFVGIVSHDLRTPLAAVRLTAETLLHDGSLDGRAAQAIVRIQSAAEHTLGLVRDLLDFTRARMGGGIPVLRRPLDLHAVVQEALQEVQAAYPERELRVEVQGSGEGLWDGRRMAQVVENLASNALKYSPEGTPVRVSTRGEADQVVLEVHNAGDPLAPELQARLFEPLQRGAPGLDAAQDRSVGLGLYIVRQLVRAHGGSVEVRSSGEEGTLFRVCLPRGP is encoded by the coding sequence GTGGAGGACAGCCCCCTGGAGGCCGAGCAGGCGCGCGCGCTCCTGGCGGACGCCCACGAGGTGCGCGTCTTCACCGACGGGGCCTCCTTCCTCGAGGCCCTCGAGGAGAACGCGGGAGCGGACGGGGTGGACCTCGTCGTGCTCGACTGGCGCCTGCCCGGGGTGTCGGGGCTCGAGGCCTGCCGCTTCCTGCGCGAGCGCTACGACGAGGTGATGCTCCCGGTGCTGGTGCTCACCGCGAGCACCGCGCGCGAGGACCGCACGCAGGCGCTCGCCGCCGGGGCCAACGACTTCGTGAGCAAGCCCTACGACGCGCTGGAGCTGCTCGCGCGCGCGCGCACCCTGGTGCGCACGCGCCGGCTCGCGCAGGCCCAGCGCGAGCGCGTGCAGTTCGAGCAGGAGTTCGTGGGCATCGTCAGCCACGATCTGCGCACCCCGCTCGCCGCAGTGCGCCTCACCGCGGAGACGCTGCTGCACGACGGGTCGCTGGACGGGCGCGCGGCCCAGGCCATCGTGCGCATCCAGAGCGCCGCCGAGCACACCCTGGGGCTGGTGCGCGACCTGCTGGACTTCACCCGCGCGCGCATGGGCGGGGGCATCCCCGTGCTGCGCCGGCCGCTGGACCTGCACGCCGTGGTGCAGGAGGCGCTGCAGGAGGTGCAGGCCGCCTACCCGGAGCGCGAGCTGCGCGTGGAGGTGCAGGGCAGCGGCGAGGGACTGTGGGACGGGCGCCGCATGGCCCAGGTGGTGGAGAACCTGGCGAGCAACGCGCTCAAATACAGCCCGGAGGGCACCCCGGTGCGCGTGAGCACCCGCGGGGAGGCGGACCAGGTGGTGCTCGAGGTGCACAACGCGGGCGACCCGCTCGCCCCCGAGCTGCAGGCGCGCCTCTTCGAGCCGCTGCAGCGCGGCGCCCCCGGCCTGGACGCGGCCCAGGACCGCAGCGTGGGGCTGGGGCTCTACATCGTGCGGCAGCTGGTGCGGGCGCACGGTGGCAGCGTGGAGGTGCGCTCGTCGGGAGAGGAGGGCACGCTGTTCCGCGTGTGCCTGCCGCGCGGGCCCTAG
- the cheB gene encoding chemotaxis-specific protein-glutamate methyltransferase CheB: MSGPAPIRVLVVDDSAFARKVLREALSRAEGLEVVGTARDGLDALEKIAELRPDVVTLDLVMPGLDGVGVLKALHGPTPPRVVVVSMADSESELAMAAMQAGAVELVHKPTALATDRLYELADELVAKVRIAAGARPLPDPLSLRERDGVRVPDEAPPPRAPATDTPLVVIGTSTGGPQALTRLLMALPPDFPSPVAIALHIPPGYTQALAERLNTQCALEVLEASDGLALRPGRAVLARAGLHLKLEGRGEACVARLDLEPLTTPHRPAVDVLFESAARAWGKDVLAVVLTGMGNDGLEGARRVRAAGGRVLTEAQSSCVVYGMPRSVDEAGLSSGKVPLERMAAALLARV; the protein is encoded by the coding sequence ATGAGCGGCCCCGCTCCCATTCGTGTCCTGGTGGTGGACGACTCCGCCTTCGCGCGCAAGGTGCTGCGCGAGGCGCTCTCGCGCGCGGAGGGCCTGGAGGTGGTGGGCACCGCGCGCGACGGGCTGGACGCGCTGGAGAAGATCGCCGAGCTGCGCCCGGACGTGGTCACGCTGGACCTGGTGATGCCGGGGCTGGACGGGGTGGGGGTGCTCAAGGCGCTGCACGGCCCCACTCCGCCGCGCGTCGTCGTGGTGAGCATGGCGGACTCGGAGAGCGAGCTGGCCATGGCCGCGATGCAGGCGGGCGCGGTGGAGCTCGTGCACAAGCCCACGGCGCTGGCCACGGACCGCCTCTACGAGCTGGCGGACGAGCTGGTGGCCAAGGTGCGCATCGCCGCCGGAGCCCGCCCCCTGCCCGACCCCCTCTCCCTCCGGGAGAGGGATGGGGTGAGGGTGCCTGACGAAGCTCCGCCTCCCCGGGCCCCCGCCACGGATACCCCCCTCGTGGTCATCGGCACCTCCACCGGCGGCCCGCAGGCCCTCACCCGCCTGCTGATGGCGCTGCCCCCGGACTTCCCCAGCCCGGTGGCCATCGCGCTGCACATCCCGCCCGGCTACACCCAGGCGCTCGCCGAGCGGCTGAACACCCAGTGCGCGCTCGAGGTGCTCGAGGCCTCGGACGGGCTCGCGCTGCGCCCGGGCCGGGCGGTGCTCGCGCGCGCGGGGCTGCACCTGAAGCTGGAGGGGCGGGGCGAGGCCTGCGTGGCGCGCCTGGACCTGGAGCCGCTCACCACGCCGCACCGGCCCGCGGTGGACGTGCTCTTCGAGAGCGCGGCGCGGGCCTGGGGCAAGGACGTGCTCGCGGTGGTGCTCACCGGCATGGGCAACGACGGGCTCGAGGGCGCGCGGCGCGTGCGGGCGGCCGGCGGCCGCGTGCTCACCGAGGCCCAGAGCTCCTGCGTCGTCTACGGGATGCCGCGCTCGGTGGACGAGGCAGGGCTGTCCTCGGGAAAGGTGCCGCTGGAGCGCATGGCCGCGGCGCTGCTCGCGCGCGTGTAG
- a CDS encoding protein-glutamate O-methyltransferase CheR: MALPLSPPVFSILSGLIEARAGLHYAPSDQELLAEKVSERALEAGFDSLLDYYYFLRYDPAGPAALDALIDTLTVHETYFFREVDQLRALVDGVLVPRARQGLTTRVWSAACSTGEEPLTLAMMLAERGLSGAGSRVELVASDISQKVLERAQRGEFGRRSLRALPPGIDGRFLDVAPGSESATVRAELREQVQWKRVNLVDPKQVAALGRFHVILCRNVMIYFSDETARRVVESLTTALEPGGHLLVGTSESLLRFGTQLLCEEKGGAFFYTKEAAR; the protein is encoded by the coding sequence ATGGCCCTGCCGCTCTCCCCCCCCGTCTTCTCCATCCTCAGCGGCCTCATCGAGGCGCGCGCGGGCCTGCACTACGCGCCCTCCGACCAGGAGCTGCTCGCGGAGAAGGTCAGCGAGCGCGCGCTCGAGGCGGGCTTCGACTCGCTGCTCGACTACTACTACTTCCTCCGCTACGACCCCGCAGGCCCCGCGGCGCTCGACGCGCTCATCGACACGCTCACCGTCCACGAGACCTACTTCTTCCGCGAGGTGGACCAGCTGCGCGCCCTGGTGGACGGAGTGCTGGTGCCGCGCGCGCGCCAGGGGCTCACCACCCGCGTGTGGAGCGCCGCCTGCTCCACCGGCGAGGAGCCGCTCACGCTGGCGATGATGCTCGCCGAGCGCGGCCTCTCGGGCGCGGGCAGCCGCGTGGAGCTGGTGGCGAGCGACATCAGCCAGAAGGTGCTGGAGCGCGCGCAGCGCGGCGAGTTCGGCCGGCGCTCCTTGCGCGCGCTGCCCCCGGGCATCGACGGGCGCTTCCTCGACGTGGCCCCGGGCAGCGAGAGTGCCACCGTGCGCGCGGAGCTGCGCGAGCAGGTGCAGTGGAAGCGCGTGAACCTGGTGGACCCGAAGCAGGTGGCGGCCCTGGGCCGCTTCCACGTCATCCTCTGCCGCAACGTGATGATCTACTTCAGCGACGAGACGGCCCGCCGCGTCGTCGAGTCGCTCACCACCGCGCTCGAGCCCGGCGGCCACCTGCTGGTGGGCACGAGCGAGAGCCTGCTGCGCTTCGGCACCCAGCTCCTGTGCGAGGAGAAAGGCGGCGCGTTCTTCTACACGAAGGAGGCGGCGCGATGA
- a CDS encoding HEAT repeat domain-containing protein, whose translation MTSAPAASSAASRLSLSAADRRRLDEVEALARQGAAGVAPLVSRLDDPSWAVRRGVVAALAQLGDVAVGPLCEVLVRGRDNEARIAAAVDALSASSGDAEGAVAGLVEHPDAAVVYDAAQVLGRRRSAEAAPLLARLTAHPDDNVAVAAIEALGRVGGGAAVDALIASATSGNFFRTFPAIDVLGRTGDARAVAPLVSLLESPVYALEAARALGRTGDERAVPPLVGLLSRAGEAHARVAATSLLEVHEAQVVRLGVSHAVAEALAAAGPALGRRLTRCLPGADVAERVALGRLLGWVGGGEAVAALIDLLDAEPPVAYAAARALGERTGASAGSAAAVDEGVEEQVRLALRSGESARRLVLLPLVGRKAAAVGDILACLEDRDPAVRALACETLARIGDVGAVEPLFARLADADARVAQAAQGAIQSLGSPRTEALALAAAGSPDTRVRRAALRIIAYFGYAKGLEPLLAAVDSEDERLRDAALFGLPFLEDPRALQALLQAARHAAPRTRASAMRALGQVSGEEQVTEVLRAGLKDADAWVRYYACQSLGRRGDAGAVDEVVALMDDEAGQVRVAAVEALAHLRTPAALAALRRAASAPDADLQRAALLGLGAQRQVDSLPALLSALDAPDAATRLVAVSALAAFGGNAPGGGGGPPEVLPALGRAAHDPDESVRTAALGFLAAREEPAATALLVGLLAHPAARAAALSALAQPVPGRIAGLQAGLESADEEVAPLVVAALARMGRADATAALVDTLKGGHAHSRRAAASALAQLGPAAHAALASAAEEDPDPEVRRLCTEALGR comes from the coding sequence GTGACGTCCGCCCCCGCAGCGTCGTCCGCAGCCTCCCGGCTCTCGCTCTCCGCCGCGGACCGCCGCCGCCTGGACGAGGTGGAGGCGCTCGCGCGCCAGGGCGCCGCGGGCGTGGCCCCGCTCGTCTCGCGCCTGGACGACCCGAGCTGGGCGGTGCGCCGCGGCGTGGTCGCGGCGCTCGCGCAGCTGGGCGACGTGGCCGTGGGCCCCCTGTGCGAGGTGCTGGTGCGCGGCCGCGACAACGAGGCGCGCATCGCGGCGGCCGTGGACGCGCTGAGCGCCTCGAGCGGCGACGCGGAGGGGGCCGTGGCGGGGCTGGTGGAGCACCCGGACGCCGCCGTCGTGTACGACGCCGCCCAGGTGCTGGGCCGGCGGCGCAGCGCCGAGGCCGCCCCGCTGCTCGCGCGCCTCACCGCGCACCCGGACGACAACGTGGCCGTGGCGGCCATCGAGGCGCTGGGCCGGGTGGGCGGCGGCGCCGCGGTGGACGCGCTCATCGCCTCGGCCACCAGCGGCAACTTCTTCCGCACCTTCCCCGCCATCGACGTGCTGGGGCGCACCGGGGACGCGCGCGCGGTGGCGCCGCTGGTGTCCCTGCTGGAGAGCCCCGTGTACGCGCTGGAGGCCGCGCGCGCCCTGGGGCGCACCGGCGATGAGCGCGCGGTGCCGCCCCTGGTAGGGCTGCTGTCTCGCGCGGGTGAGGCGCACGCGCGCGTGGCCGCGACCAGCCTGCTCGAGGTGCACGAGGCGCAGGTGGTGCGGCTCGGGGTGAGCCACGCGGTGGCCGAGGCGCTCGCGGCCGCGGGCCCCGCGCTGGGCCGCCGCCTCACCCGCTGCCTGCCGGGCGCGGACGTAGCGGAGCGCGTGGCCCTGGGCCGGCTGCTGGGCTGGGTGGGCGGGGGCGAGGCCGTGGCCGCGCTCATCGACCTGCTGGATGCCGAGCCCCCGGTGGCCTACGCCGCCGCGCGCGCGCTGGGCGAGCGCACGGGCGCGAGCGCCGGGAGCGCCGCGGCCGTGGACGAGGGCGTGGAGGAGCAGGTGCGGCTCGCGCTGCGCTCCGGCGAGAGCGCGCGGCGGCTCGTGCTGCTGCCGCTGGTGGGGCGGAAGGCCGCCGCGGTGGGCGACATCCTCGCCTGCCTCGAGGACCGCGACCCGGCGGTGCGCGCGCTCGCCTGCGAGACGCTCGCGCGCATCGGGGACGTGGGCGCGGTGGAGCCGCTCTTCGCGCGGCTCGCGGACGCGGACGCGCGCGTGGCCCAGGCGGCCCAGGGCGCCATCCAGTCCCTGGGCAGCCCGCGCACCGAGGCGCTCGCGCTCGCGGCCGCCGGCAGCCCGGACACCCGGGTGCGCCGCGCCGCCCTGCGCATCATCGCGTACTTCGGCTACGCGAAGGGCCTCGAGCCGCTGCTCGCCGCGGTGGACTCCGAGGACGAGCGCCTGCGCGACGCGGCCCTCTTCGGCCTGCCCTTCCTCGAGGACCCGCGCGCCCTGCAGGCGCTGCTGCAGGCAGCCCGCCACGCGGCGCCGCGCACCCGGGCCAGCGCGATGCGCGCGCTGGGCCAGGTGTCTGGTGAGGAGCAGGTGACGGAGGTACTGCGCGCGGGCCTGAAGGACGCGGACGCGTGGGTGCGCTACTACGCCTGCCAGTCGCTGGGCCGGCGCGGAGATGCCGGGGCCGTGGACGAGGTGGTGGCGCTGATGGACGACGAGGCGGGGCAGGTGCGGGTGGCGGCCGTCGAGGCGCTCGCGCACCTGCGCACCCCGGCCGCGCTCGCGGCGCTGCGCCGCGCGGCGAGCGCTCCGGACGCGGACCTGCAGCGCGCGGCCCTCCTGGGCCTGGGCGCGCAGCGCCAGGTGGACAGCCTGCCCGCGCTGCTCTCGGCGCTGGATGCGCCGGATGCCGCCACGCGGCTCGTCGCGGTGAGCGCGCTCGCGGCGTTCGGCGGCAATGCCCCCGGGGGTGGAGGAGGGCCGCCCGAGGTGCTGCCCGCGCTGGGCCGCGCCGCGCACGACCCGGACGAGAGCGTGCGCACCGCGGCGCTCGGCTTCCTCGCCGCGCGCGAGGAGCCCGCCGCCACGGCCCTGCTGGTGGGGCTGCTCGCGCATCCGGCCGCGCGCGCCGCCGCCCTCTCCGCGCTCGCGCAGCCGGTGCCCGGGCGCATCGCCGGGCTGCAGGCGGGGCTCGAGTCCGCGGACGAGGAGGTGGCGCCGCTGGTGGTGGCCGCACTCGCCAGGATGGGGCGCGCGGACGCCACGGCCGCGCTGGTGGACACGCTCAAGGGCGGCCACGCCCACTCGCGCCGGGCCGCCGCGAGCGCGCTCGCGCAGCTGGGCCCCGCGGCCCACGCCGCGCTCGCCAGCGCTGCGGAAGAGGACCCGGATCCCGAGGTGCGCCGCCTGTGCACGGAGGCGCTGGGACGCTGA
- a CDS encoding methyl-accepting chemotaxis protein gives MPSDKTKGTNAAGRTVNGARSSAMAAGGMDDARSLAELAQRRLQETAGFAQALEQTVNRLAAGGNEQAAGGEQVRAAIEGVAASVEETGQAAQSLARSQRQVSESAKELTREAELASAALQEITASVGSVRKDAAQLATSSEGMASALEETTRSVRGVGTNAESLAAASEELLASAAEMSATTADLATRGQANASTIEEVAATAEEMSKGIARLAQDAQGVGERVGGMAGSVAAASRTMAAVGTDAQDMAAAVEETAATTEQLARSVRTVADHAKALEGATTANASTVAEIAASVEEVMATAEKNASVVDANASTIEQFARSAQAVARSVEQINTLASGSASASQQLDRSTRKIAQMSEEARGTAERVGVAAREGGVIVGRSISGLTRIRGSIVESASVMKEMGKRAEEIGDIVQTINLIADRTNLLSLNASIEAARAGEHGRGFAVVAEEIRALADRAAAASADVAKIVRGLQGTAREAAQATVEGVRAADEGASLAGDAERALATILKGVDELGTTVREVSRATGEQVDAAQSLAQATVKVSEQGRAIAQAASEQAQAAQSLAQSGAEMRRMAKQTQQATAEQARALRDLVRSNTQLTAAAEQVSRATQEQSVGAGELAKASAQLRGLVQKTSSAVVEQSKALAATGALAHEVSQSTGRTLTGLSEQARAAAEVARAMEDARKGAVQTARAVAEQSRAAGQIETAARDVTRLAADVTRATDEQGKALQGLARDADEVRRISKQTARAVEEQNEALVAAAAGVARQTSGVAGVARATAEQATMSEQIARAVDDMRGRAREIVSTTAQQARLASGSANDVRELAGRVAQLGRVHAEQSEAVGRVSALLGEPRSQGASLQGSASRGAGPQGAAAQGAAAQGASAPTPKGAPAARQTPEQK, from the coding sequence ATGCCGAGTGACAAGACGAAGGGGACGAACGCCGCGGGCCGCACGGTCAACGGGGCGCGCAGCAGCGCGATGGCGGCGGGGGGGATGGACGACGCGCGCAGCCTCGCCGAGCTCGCGCAGCGCCGGTTGCAGGAGACGGCCGGCTTCGCCCAGGCGCTCGAGCAGACGGTGAACCGGCTCGCGGCGGGCGGCAACGAGCAGGCGGCCGGCGGCGAGCAGGTGCGCGCGGCGATCGAGGGCGTGGCGGCCAGCGTGGAGGAGACGGGCCAGGCGGCCCAGAGCCTCGCGCGCTCGCAGCGCCAGGTGAGCGAGAGCGCGAAGGAGCTCACGCGCGAGGCGGAGCTCGCCAGCGCCGCGCTGCAGGAGATCACCGCCTCGGTGGGCTCCGTGCGCAAGGACGCCGCCCAGCTCGCCACCTCCTCGGAGGGGATGGCCAGCGCGCTGGAGGAGACCACCCGCTCGGTGCGCGGCGTGGGCACCAACGCGGAGAGCCTCGCCGCCGCGAGCGAGGAGCTGCTCGCGAGCGCCGCCGAGATGAGCGCCACCACCGCGGACCTCGCCACGCGCGGCCAGGCCAACGCCTCCACCATCGAGGAGGTGGCGGCCACCGCCGAGGAGATGAGCAAGGGCATCGCCCGGCTCGCCCAGGATGCGCAGGGCGTGGGCGAGCGCGTGGGCGGCATGGCGGGCAGCGTCGCCGCCGCGAGCCGCACCATGGCGGCCGTGGGCACGGACGCGCAGGACATGGCGGCCGCGGTGGAGGAGACGGCTGCCACCACCGAGCAGCTCGCGCGCAGCGTGCGCACCGTGGCGGACCACGCGAAGGCGCTGGAGGGCGCCACCACCGCCAACGCCTCCACCGTGGCGGAGATCGCCGCCTCGGTGGAGGAGGTGATGGCCACCGCGGAGAAGAACGCCTCCGTGGTGGACGCCAACGCGAGCACCATCGAGCAGTTCGCCCGCTCGGCGCAGGCGGTCGCGCGCAGCGTGGAGCAGATCAACACGCTGGCCAGCGGCAGCGCCAGCGCGAGCCAGCAGCTGGACCGCAGCACCCGCAAGATCGCCCAGATGAGCGAGGAGGCGCGCGGCACCGCCGAGCGCGTGGGCGTGGCGGCGCGCGAGGGCGGCGTCATCGTGGGCCGCTCCATCTCCGGCCTCACCCGCATCCGCGGCTCCATCGTGGAGAGCGCGAGCGTGATGAAGGAGATGGGCAAGCGCGCCGAGGAGATCGGCGACATCGTGCAGACCATCAACCTCATCGCCGACCGCACCAACCTGCTCTCGCTCAACGCGAGCATCGAGGCGGCGCGCGCGGGCGAGCACGGGCGCGGCTTCGCCGTGGTGGCCGAGGAGATCCGCGCGCTCGCGGACCGCGCCGCCGCCGCCAGCGCGGACGTGGCCAAGATCGTCCGCGGCCTGCAGGGCACCGCGCGCGAGGCCGCCCAGGCCACCGTGGAGGGCGTGCGCGCCGCGGACGAGGGCGCGAGCCTCGCCGGCGACGCCGAGCGCGCGCTGGCCACCATCCTCAAGGGCGTGGACGAGCTGGGCACCACCGTGCGCGAGGTGAGCCGCGCCACGGGCGAGCAGGTGGACGCGGCGCAGAGCCTCGCCCAGGCCACCGTGAAGGTGAGCGAGCAGGGGCGCGCCATCGCCCAGGCCGCGAGCGAGCAGGCGCAGGCCGCGCAGAGCCTCGCGCAGAGCGGCGCCGAGATGCGCCGCATGGCGAAGCAGACCCAGCAGGCCACGGCCGAGCAGGCGCGCGCGCTGCGCGACCTGGTGCGCTCCAACACCCAGCTGACGGCCGCCGCCGAGCAGGTGAGCCGCGCCACCCAGGAGCAGAGCGTGGGCGCCGGCGAGCTGGCCAAGGCGAGCGCGCAGCTGCGCGGGCTGGTGCAGAAGACGAGCAGCGCGGTGGTGGAGCAGAGCAAGGCGCTCGCCGCCACCGGCGCGCTCGCGCACGAGGTGAGCCAGTCCACCGGCCGCACCCTCACCGGCCTGAGCGAGCAGGCCCGCGCGGCGGCCGAGGTCGCGCGCGCCATGGAGGACGCGCGCAAGGGCGCGGTGCAGACCGCGCGTGCGGTAGCCGAGCAGAGCCGCGCCGCGGGGCAGATCGAGACGGCCGCCCGCGACGTCACCCGCCTCGCCGCCGACGTCACCCGCGCCACCGACGAGCAGGGCAAGGCGCTGCAGGGGCTCGCCCGGGACGCGGACGAGGTGCGCCGCATCTCGAAGCAGACGGCGCGCGCGGTGGAGGAGCAGAACGAGGCGCTGGTGGCCGCGGCCGCCGGCGTCGCGCGGCAGACCTCGGGGGTGGCCGGGGTGGCCCGCGCCACCGCGGAGCAGGCCACCATGAGCGAGCAGATCGCCCGCGCGGTGGACGACATGCGCGGCCGCGCCCGGGAGATCGTCTCCACCACCGCGCAGCAGGCGCGCCTCGCCTCCGGCAGCGCGAACGACGTGCGCGAGCTGGCGGGCCGCGTGGCGCAGCTGGGCCGGGTGCACGCCGAGCAGTCCGAGGCCGTGGGCCGGGTGAGCGCGCTGCTCGGCGAGCCCCGGTCGCAGGGCGCTTCGCTCCAGGGCAGCGCCTCGCGGGGCGCCGGGCCCCAGGGCGCGGCAGCGCAGGGGGCCGCGGCACAGGGCGCCAGCGCCCCCACCCCGAAGGGCGCTCCCGCCGCGCGCCAGACCCCGGAGCAGAAGTGA
- a CDS encoding chemotaxis protein CheW gives MSVLHVVFRVGTAEYVLPAADVVQMESFSGATPVPGSPAYVAGLVQVRGRVLPVIDARARFGLPPAERNLDTRVVVGQVAAPGGGLRTVGLIVDAAREVVKLDPEQLRPPPPLVAEQARGFVKAVAQVGGVGQGSAGAGGSGRLLLLIDLNKVVGEEQVHAE, from the coding sequence ATGAGCGTGTTGCATGTGGTGTTCCGCGTGGGCACGGCCGAGTACGTGCTCCCGGCGGCGGACGTGGTGCAGATGGAGTCCTTCAGCGGCGCCACCCCCGTGCCCGGCAGCCCCGCGTACGTCGCGGGGCTGGTGCAGGTGCGCGGCCGGGTGCTCCCGGTCATCGACGCGCGCGCCCGCTTCGGGCTGCCGCCCGCCGAGCGCAACCTGGACACCCGGGTGGTGGTGGGGCAGGTCGCGGCGCCGGGCGGGGGCCTGCGCACGGTGGGGCTCATCGTGGACGCGGCGCGCGAGGTGGTGAAGCTGGACCCGGAGCAGCTGCGCCCGCCTCCGCCCCTGGTGGCCGAGCAGGCCCGGGGCTTCGTGAAGGCCGTGGCGCAGGTGGGCGGCGTGGGGCAGGGAAGCGCAGGGGCAGGCGGCAGCGGCCGGCTGCTGCTGCTCATCGATCTGAACAAAGTCGTGGGTGAGGAGCAGGTCCATGCCGAGTGA
- a CDS encoding chemotaxis protein CheW, whose amino-acid sequence MSRPVNLADFLPPYLAEVEELLGLAHTQLLTLETAARGGAPQPRAVRELFRVLHTIKGLSAMVDVEPVVALTHLMEASVRAADRAGGKLPPASIEPLLQGLKAVEVRVRALGAGKPVPPAPSALLDALEGLEGAERRAAPRAAAPAEVQFDLEPALASKLSASEREQLTQGVQGGRRALRVDFAPSPQRSAAGLTINTVRERVSQVAEIVKVVPLSRPGGAPGSGLVFALLVLSSGPDAALAAAVEVAPAEVRLVAQPPPPPEEDAALASGALAGDLSADPSSDLAGVLPEAPLDEEVAPQRHGIVRVETARLDEAMERLAALVVTRSRLQRAAAALTASGANTRELVQILQENARQLRDLRAAIVRVRMVKVGEVLERLPLIVRGLRRSTGKQVALQLELGAAELDKAVGDRLFPAIVHLVRNAVDHALEPPEERRRAGKPEEGLLRIVCRERSNSQLEVQVSDDGRGVDAAAVARRAGVPVPQSDEELLELLCRPGLSTREEVTTTSGRGMGMDIVKRIAVDQLGGELRLQTEAGVGTTFTLRVPLTISIVDAFVFESGQQRYAVPVATVEELVEVDAARLVRGPGGAEARGEVQILERRGQAVPLLRLATVLGQPAGEGGGQKALVVRQRGEPVAFAVDRMLGQQEIVIRPLEDVLVKVRGVSGATDLGDGRPTLVLDLIALGGGAAAEAQRRERVS is encoded by the coding sequence GTGAGCCGCCCGGTGAACCTCGCCGACTTCCTCCCTCCGTACCTCGCGGAGGTGGAGGAGCTGCTCGGGCTCGCGCACACCCAGCTGCTCACGCTGGAGACGGCAGCGCGCGGCGGGGCGCCGCAGCCGCGCGCGGTGCGCGAGCTGTTCCGCGTGCTGCACACCATCAAGGGCCTGTCCGCCATGGTGGACGTGGAGCCGGTGGTGGCGCTCACCCACCTGATGGAGGCCAGCGTGCGCGCGGCGGACCGCGCCGGCGGCAAGCTCCCCCCTGCGAGCATCGAGCCGCTCTTGCAGGGGCTCAAGGCGGTGGAGGTGCGGGTGCGCGCGCTGGGCGCGGGCAAGCCCGTGCCGCCTGCACCCAGTGCCCTGCTGGACGCGCTCGAGGGGCTGGAGGGCGCCGAGCGCCGCGCAGCCCCCCGCGCCGCCGCCCCCGCCGAGGTGCAGTTCGACCTGGAGCCCGCGCTCGCGAGCAAGCTCTCCGCCTCCGAGCGCGAGCAGCTCACGCAAGGGGTGCAGGGCGGGCGGCGCGCGCTGCGGGTGGACTTCGCGCCCAGCCCCCAGCGCTCGGCCGCCGGGCTCACCATCAACACGGTGCGCGAGCGCGTGTCGCAGGTGGCGGAGATCGTGAAGGTGGTGCCGCTCAGCCGCCCGGGCGGCGCGCCCGGCAGCGGGCTCGTCTTCGCGCTGCTGGTGCTCAGCAGCGGGCCGGACGCGGCGCTCGCGGCCGCGGTGGAGGTGGCGCCCGCAGAGGTGCGGCTCGTCGCCCAGCCGCCGCCCCCGCCCGAGGAGGACGCGGCGCTCGCTTCGGGAGCGCTGGCCGGAGACCTCTCTGCTGACCCGTCCTCCGACCTGGCCGGAGTCCTGCCCGAGGCGCCGCTCGACGAGGAGGTGGCCCCGCAGCGCCACGGCATCGTGCGCGTGGAGACGGCGCGCCTGGACGAGGCGATGGAGCGGCTCGCCGCGCTCGTGGTCACGCGCTCGCGGCTGCAGCGCGCGGCCGCCGCGCTCACGGCCTCCGGCGCCAACACGCGCGAGCTGGTGCAGATCCTCCAGGAGAACGCGCGGCAGCTGCGCGACCTGCGCGCCGCCATCGTGCGCGTGCGCATGGTGAAGGTGGGCGAGGTGCTCGAGCGCCTGCCGCTCATCGTGCGGGGCCTTCGCCGCAGCACCGGCAAGCAGGTGGCGCTGCAGCTGGAGCTGGGCGCGGCCGAGCTGGACAAGGCCGTGGGCGACCGGCTCTTCCCCGCCATCGTGCACCTGGTGCGCAACGCCGTGGACCACGCGCTGGAGCCCCCCGAGGAGCGGCGGCGCGCGGGAAAGCCCGAGGAGGGGCTGCTGCGCATCGTGTGCCGCGAGCGCAGCAACTCGCAGCTCGAGGTGCAGGTCTCGGACGACGGGCGCGGCGTGGATGCGGCGGCCGTGGCCCGGCGCGCGGGCGTGCCCGTTCCGCAGAGCGACGAGGAGCTGCTCGAGCTCCTGTGCCGCCCGGGCCTGAGCACCCGCGAGGAGGTCACCACCACCAGCGGGCGCGGCATGGGCATGGACATCGTGAAGCGCATCGCGGTGGACCAGCTGGGCGGCGAGCTGCGGCTGCAGACGGAGGCCGGCGTGGGCACCACCTTCACGCTGCGCGTGCCGCTCACCATCTCCATCGTGGACGCCTTCGTGTTCGAGAGCGGGCAGCAGCGCTACGCCGTGCCGGTGGCCACCGTGGAGGAGCTGGTGGAGGTGGACGCGGCGCGCCTCGTGCGCGGCCCCGGCGGCGCGGAGGCGCGCGGCGAGGTGCAGATCCTCGAGCGGCGCGGGCAGGCGGTGCCGCTGCTGCGGCTCGCCACCGTGCTGGGGCAGCCGGCGGGCGAGGGCGGAGGCCAGAAGGCGCTGGTGGTGCGCCAGCGCGGCGAGCCGGTGGCCTTCGCGGTGGACCGGATGCTGGGGCAGCAGGAGATCGTCATCCGGCCGCTCGAGGACGTGCTGGTGAAGGTGCGCGGCGTCTCGGGCGCCACCGACCTGGGCGACGGGCGGCCCACGCTGGTGCTGGACCTCATCGCGCTGGGCGGCGGGGCGGCGGCGGAAGCGCAGCGGCGGGAGCGGGTGTCATGA